Part of the Mytilus galloprovincialis chromosome 14, xbMytGall1.hap1.1, whole genome shotgun sequence genome is shown below.
TAAAAAGTTTCATTGATGTTTTTAGCTTCCATCAGGACAGCCCCAGGTGAACCGGAAACAAGTAGTCATGTAGAATTTCAGATAGGAATGACTGTTATTCTTTCGTGCAGTTCTACCGGAGCCAACCCCCCACCATCAGTAATATGGTTGAAAGATGATATTGTTATTACGTCTGGTACTAATACATCTACTAGTGGTAATATAACAATAACAACATTGACTTTTACAACAACTGCCAATGATGACCATGAGGTATATGAATGTCAGGTCGATAATGGATTTCTTAGGAGACCACTGGTAAAGACGACATATCTCACACTTAAACGTATGTATTGTCGCTTACTTCAAAAAcgtttttatgtaaaaatataaataacaacagctttaccagaagaaaaaaacattaattatacaTGAAATGAGAATAAAAATACCTGATAGCTCAATGGGTACAAGtgaaaggttaagctagctataaaactagtttAATCGACCATTTTCctcatgagaaaatgcctgtgccaagtcattAACATGACAATTGTTATTCATTTTATTTGGTGTGTTTAGGCTTTTAATTTaggcatttgattagggactttgtgaatgaattttcctcggagttcggatgttttgttattttacttgctTTATAGTATTGTTTTCGTatcaaatttcacatttttgatTTCCTATCTGTATTACAAACATTTGTAAATTCTGCaactattttgttttcttttatagctTCCATCAACCCTCCAGGTCAACCAGAAATAACAGGTTCAAATCAATATCACTTAGGAAATACTGTAAGAATGATATGCAGATCTACGGGAGGAAATCCTTCACCAACTTTAAATTGGCTGAGAGATGGCAATGTCATTACAAATGGTATAAGTAGATCTACAAACAGCGGCGTAACAACATCAACTTTAACTTTTACTGCTGGTTTGGAAGACCATCTTGAGGTGTTTGAATGTCAGGCGGATAATGGCGTATTAAATAAGCCACTTGCAACGACAACATATATTGAAGTATATTGTACGTATAAGCTTCGAgcatttcaaacaatttttcTAAGGAAGAACGTCTAACGAAAACACTAAATTAGTTATGCAATCAAATCTAATTACTAATATTACAAAATATCGAAAGAGCTCTATTGTTGATCGCCTTAAACAGAGCTTTATTAATTTTCGAAAAAGATGGCATACAAAATCTGGTTTTAAGATGCAGTTTACAGAACATTGCCATAAGAACAGTTAATAAGGTTTAAAAACTCTTGGCTTTGAACCTTTCATTCATTTTTATCAATGGCAAGATCGTTTCCATTAAAAAACAAAGGTACAACAAAATTACCGAACCCCAATTTCGTAACATAATTCGGGCTGTAAGATCGCGTTATCATATTCCTTTCCATGATATTGCTTTGAACTGATACTCATTTATTTCGTCACATCTTATACGTAGAGATAACATAAGATAAACATGTTCGTGTCATTTAAGTTGCACCAAAGGTCCCAGTACTGACCGGACCTACAAACATGGTATCTGGTTCCTCAGGAACATGGACTTGTTCATCATTGAATGGATATCCTGCTCCAACCATTTCAATTCGGATCCAGGATCAACATTACACTGACGAGTTTGTTATTGTACAGTCTTATGATGTTATTGATAGAAGTTATACAGTAACGGGAACATTAGACGTGGTTCCATTGTCTGACAAAAGTGGACAAACTCTCTGTTGTCATGTTAGTCATCTAATCAATAACAAAGCACCCCAATCAGTTTGCTTGCAGTTAtcaattgaattttcctcggagttcggatgttttgttattttacttgctTTATAGTATTGTTTTCGTatcaaatttcacatttttgatTTCCTATCTGTATTACAAACATTTGTAAATTCTGCaactattttgttttcttttatagctTCCATCAACCCTCCAGGTCAACCAGAAATAACAGGTTCAAATCAATATCACTTAGGAAATACTGTAAGAATGATATGCCGTTCTACAGGAGGAAATCCTTTACCAACATTAAATTGGCTGAGAGATGACAATGTCATTACACATGGTATAAGTAGTTCTTCAAACAATGGCGTAACAACGTCAACTTTAACATTTACTGCTGGTTTGGAAGACCACCTCGAAGTGTTTGAATGTCAGGCGGGTAACAGCGTATTGAAAAAAACACTTGCAACGACTACATATGTTGAAGTATATTGTACGTATAAGCTTCgaacatttcaaatatatttaaagaagaaCGTTTACCGAACGCACTAAAAATTGTGAATAAGTTGAGCACTCATATTCAAATACTACAATTAAACAATATctttacaaataaactcatcatacatacctggactaaaagtttacaaaataaaaaaaatgtttaaaatgccaaataaattaCAATGTTGGTTCCCTGAAACAGAGCTTTGTGAATCTCCAAAAATGATTACATACAACATTTGGTTTTTGCGATAATAAGTTCATTAAGTTTAAGTACTTGTAACTTTGATACTTtcattcattttaattaatgACAAGACCATTTACATTTAAAACTTTAAGGTAAAACCAAATTACCGAACCCTAAGGCATGTTAATTTGGAGAAAGTCCAATTAACGGACAAGTGACATAACAAATGCCATactctgacttggtacaggaattctgcgaaaaatggtgtttttaacctggttttatagttagcttaCCCTTATA
Proteins encoded:
- the LOC143059379 gene encoding synaptogenesis protein syg-2-like; translated protein: MSCTINGEPPAMGWDWTKTQVDGGSAEIIAQGTNNAKRQIITSATNPHLNIFNITENDEGIYNCRANNGRRHFISNPVNLKVLEASIRTAPGEPETSSHVEFQIGMTVILSCSSTGANPPPSVIWLKDDIVITSGTNTSTSGNITITTLTFTTTANDDHEVYECQVDNGFLRRPLVKTTYLTLKPSINPPGQPEITGSNQYHLGNTVRMICRSTGGNPSPTLNWLRDGNVITNGISRSTNSGVTTSTLTFTAGLEDHLEVFECQADNGVLNKPLATTTYIEVYFAPKVPVLTGPTNMVSGSSGTWTCSSLNGYPAPTISIRIQDQHYTDEFVIVQSYDVIDRSYTVTGTLDVVPLSDKSGQTLCCHVSHLINNKAPQSVCLQLSIEFSSEFGCFVILLAL